The sequence below is a genomic window from Luteimonas sp. MC1825.
GGCTTCACCGTGTTCCGGTTCGACCAGTCGGGACTTGGCGACAGCGCGCTGTCCACGCAGGTCACCGCCGGGCGGGTGATGGCGGAGACGACGGCCGCGATGGACCTGGTGACCTCACTTACCGGGGTGCGCGAGTTCGTCCTGGGCGGCCTGTGCTCCGGCGCCAACGATGCCTTCAACATCGCGCCGGCGGACGCGCGCGTGGCCGGATTGCTGCTGCTGGATGGCGTTGGTTATCGCACTCCCGGCTACCACCTCCGCCACTACCTGCCACGCCTGCTGCGGCCCGCCAGCATCTGGGGCTATTTCAGGAGGCGCCTGGGTCCGCCCAGGGACACGCCCCCGCCGGAGCTCGACGACTTCAGCGATTTCCCGACGCGGGCCGAGGCCGCGCGCCGGCTGGAGGCGCTCGATGCGCGCGGCGTGCAGGCGCTGCTGCTCTACACCGGCGGGGTTGGCGACTACTACAACCATCGCAGCCAGGCCCGCGCGTGCTTCGGCGCGGTGATGCGCTCGCCAGGAATGGCAACGGACTATTGGCCGGAGTGCGACCACACGTTCTACCTCCGTGCGCATCGCGAGAAGCTGTTCCACGCCGTTTCGCAGTGGATGCTCGCGCGGTTCGGGGCCTGAGCGGGACCGTGCGACGCGTCGCTTGGCCGATAATGGCCTCCCCAGTGACGAGCAAGCACAGCGTGATGGCTGTTTCCACGATGGATTTCCCCGACTATCCCTTCACCCCGAAGCGCTTCCAGGTGCGCCCGGGCATCGGCATGAGCTACCTCGACGAGGGCCCCCGCGACGGCGAGGTGGTGGTGATGGTCCACGGCAATCCGTCGTGGAGCTACTACTGGCGGCACCTGGTGTCGGGGCTGTCGGATCCGGCTTCCGGCAAGGGCTATCGCTGCATCGTGCCCGACCACGTCGGCATGGGCCTGTCGGACAAGCCGGACGACGCGCCCAACGCGCTGCCGCGCTACGACTACACGCTGCAGTCGCGCGTGGACGACCTCGGCGCGCTGCTCGAGCATCTCGGCATCGCGGGGCCGGTGACGCTGGCGGTGCACGACTGGGGCGGCATGATCGGATTCGGCTGGGCGCTGGCGCACCAGCACCAGGTGAAGCGGCTGGTGATCACCAACACCGCCGCGTTCCCGATGCCCGACGCCAAGCCCATGCCCTGGCAGATCGCGCTGGGCCGCGACTACACCGTCGGCGAGCTGGTGATCCGCGGCTTCAACGCGTTTTCCGGCGGTGCCTCATGGCTCGGCGTGGAGCGGAAGATGCCGGCCGACGTGCGCCGCGCCTACGTGGCGCCCTACGACAGCTGGAAGAACCGCATCTCCACGGTGCGCTTCATGCAGGACATCCCGCTGTCGCCGAAGGACCGCGCGTGGCCCTTGGTGGAGGCCGCGGGCCAGCGGCTGCACGAGTACGCGGCGCTGCCCGCCTTCATCGGCTGGGGGCTGAAGGACTTCGTGTTCGACCGGCATTTCCTGCAGCGCTTCCAGGCGGAGCTGCCGGACGCCGAGGTGCTGGCGTTCGACGACGCCGGTCACTACGTCCTCGAAGACAAGCACGAGGTGCTGGTGCCCGCCGTCCGCGACTTCCTGGCGCGCAACCCGCTGTAGCGGCTCAGGCCGCGATCGGCGGCGGCAGGGCGGGCGGCGGCGAGCCGCCATCGTTCGGTGTGTCGTTGCCGTCGGGGTTGCCGTCGCGGTCATTGGCCGCGGCCTCGCGCCAGGCCCAGTCGGCGCGGGTCAGTGCCGGCAGGCCATGGGCAACGCGCGCGTTGTCGCACTGCCGGCTCGCGGCGCCGAATTCCCAGGATGCCGGCACATCGCGGCAGGCCTGCGGGCGCACCGGGTGGATCGTGCACCGGGAGTAGCGCCCGATGTCGGCATCCAGCGCGACGCAGCGCGGTTCGCTGCCGCCGAAGGTGCCGAGCATGGCCCGCTCATGGCTGCGCAGGGGCGTGGTCAGTTCCGGCGGCACCCTGCCATCCAGCGCGGGATCGGCCTCGGACCAGTGGAAGCTGACGCGATAGAAGGCGCAGCAGGCGCCGCAGCTCAGGCAGGGATGGGGCACGTGGGGGTCGCCGGAGCCGGGTAGCGGATTCTTCGTCCAGCCGCTCCGGGGCGCAAGTGCCGGAGCGGCGCGCGCCGCCTCAGCCCCGTGCCGCGTCCAGGCCCTGCTGCCAGAAGTCGGCTTCCAGTCGCGCCGCCTTGGCAAAGATGTCGACCAGTTCGCCGAAGCGGTTGTCGCTGGCGTAGCGCCGGCCAAGGTCGTCGAGCCAGGCGTGCGCCGCCACCCCGACCTGCTGGAAGGCCTCGCCGGCGTACTCGCCGATCCATTCGCGGTACGGATGCGCGGAATCCAGCGCGCCGACGCCGGCCGGCGCCAGGCGGCGGCCGGTCTCCGCGTAGCCGAGCGTGCACGGGATCAGCGCCACCTGCAGGTCGAGGAGGTCGCCGGACATGCCGATGTCGAGCACGAAGCGCGTGTAGGCGACGGTGGCGCGCTGCTCGGGCGCGGCCTCCACGTCGGCCGCCGACAAGCCCCAGCGCTCGCACAGGCGCAGGTGCAGGTTCATTTCCACGTCCACGATCGCCGCCAGCCCGCCCTTGGCCGCGCGCATGTCGGCCATGGTGCGGCTCTTGTACGCGGCCAGCGCATGCGCGCGCGCGAACTGGATCAGGAACAGGTAGTCCTGGACCAGATAGTTGCGGAAGGCGGCCTGGGGAAGCGTGCCGTCGCCGAGGCCGCGCACGAAGGCGTGGTCGACGTAGGCGTTCCAGTCGGTGGCGGCGGCTGATTTGAGGCGATCGAACAGCGACATGGTCGAAGGTGCTCCAGCGGTGTCGGCCGCGGCGAAGGACGCGGGATTGTCGGTGATCGGCGCCGGCGGCGTCCATGCGACGGCGTGGACGCCCTGCGGCGCCGGGCGATAATCGCCGCATGAGCGAACCCTGCAACATCGCGGCGGCGCTGCCGCGGCTGGCGGCCGAGGCGCCCGACCGCATCGCCATGCGCTGCCCCGGCAGCGATGGCCGCTACGCTACCGCACTGACCTATGCGCAGCTGGACGCGCGCAGTGATGCGATCGCCGCCGGTCTCGCCGCGCGCGGCATCGTCCGCGGCACGCGCACGGTGGTGATGGTGCGGCCCACGCCCGAGTTCTTCCTGCTGATGTACGCGCTGTTCAAGGTCGGCGCGGTGCCGGTGCTGGTGGATCCGGGCATCGACCGGCGCGCGCTGAAGCAGTGCCTGGGCGAAGCCGCCGCCGAGGCCTTCGTCGGCATTCCGCTGGCGATGTTGGCGCGCGTGCTGCTCGGCTGGTCGCGCGCCGCGCGGGTGCGCATCACCACCGGTGCGCGGCCGTGGTTCGCCGACGCCACCCTGGCCGCGGTCGAGCGCGACGGTGCCGGAGCCGGAGCGCAGCTCGCCGACACCGTGCCGGACGACGTCGCCGCGATCCTGTTCACCAGCGGGTCCACCGGCGTGCCCAAGGGTGTGGTGTACCGCCATCGCCACTTTGCCGCCCAGGTCGCCATGCTGCGCGACGCCTTCGGCCTGGCGCCCGGCGGCGTGGACCTGCCGACCTTCCCGCCATTCGCGCTGTTCGATCCTGCGCTCGGGCTGACCTCGGTCATCCCCGACATGGACCCCACGCGCCCGGCCAGCGCGGACCCGCGCAAGCTGCACGCGGCGATCGCCCGCTTCGGCGTGACCCAGCTGTTCGGCTCGCCGGCGCTGATGCGCGTGCTGGCCGAGCATGGCGTGCCGCTGCCCACGGTGACGCGCGTGACCTCGGCCGGCGCACCGGTGCCGGCGGATGTGGTGGCGAAGATATGCGCGCTGCTGCCGCCCGACGCGCAGTTCTGGACGCCGTACGGCGCCACCGAATGCCTGCCGGTGGCGGTGATCGAAGGGTGCGAGCTGATGACGCTGCGCGCGCGCACCGAAACCGGCGCCGGCACCTGCGTCGGCCGGCCGGTGCCGCCCAACGAGGTGCGCATCATCCGCGTGACCGATGACGCGATTCCGGAATGGTCGGACGACCAGCTGGTGAAGCCGGGCCAAGTCGGCGAGATCACCGTTGCCGGGCCGACCGCCACCGACACCTATTTCAAGCGTGATGCGCAGACGCGGCTGGCCAAGATCCATGAGGCCGGCGCCACCGGCGAGCGCATCGTCCATCGCATGGGCGACCTCGGCTACTTCGACGCGGAAGGCCGGCTGTGGTTCTGCGGCCGCAAGTCGCAGCGCGTGGTCACGGCTGCGACGACGCTGTGCACCGAGCAGGTCGAGCCGGTGTTCGACACCCATCCCGACGTGCGGCGCACGGCGCTGGTCGGCCTTGGCGCGCGCGGTGCGCAGCGGCCGCTGCTGTGCGTGGAACTGCACAAGGGCGTGGCCCGCGGCGAACACGCGCGGATCGCCGCCGAGCTGCGCCACATCGGCGAAGGATTCGTGCACACCGCGCGCGTCGACAGCGTGCTGTTCCACTCCGCATTTCCGGTCGACATCCGCCACAATGCGAAAATCGGCCGCGAGAAGCTGGCCGCGTGGGCCGCGCGCGAAGTGCGCCGCGGCAAGGTCTTCGAGCCGGTGAAGCAGGAGGGTTGAGCGTGAGGGTGCTGGTCACGGGCGGTGGCGGGTTCCTTGGCCAAGCGCTGTGCCGCGGCCTGGTGGCGGCGGGGCACGAGGTCACGAGTTTCAACCGCGGGCACTACCCCGCGCTCGACGCCATGGGCGTGCGCCAGCTGCGTGGCGACCTGGCCGATCGCGACGCGGTGATCGACGCCTGCGCGGGCATGGACGCGGTGCTGCACAACGCCGCCAAGGCCGGCGCCTGGGGCAGCTACGACAGCTACCACCGCGCCAATGTCATGGGCACCGGCAACGTGCTGGCCGGGTGCCGCGAGCACGGCATCAGCCGGCTGGTGTACACGTCCTCGCCCAGCGTGACCCACCGCGCCACGCACCCGGTCGAAGGCGGCACCGCCGACACCGTGCCCTATGGCCAGGACCTCAAGGCGCCGTACGCCGCCACCAAGCTGATCGCCGAGAAGATCGTGCTGGCCGCCAACGACGACGAGCTCGCCACGATCGCATTGCGCCCGCGGCTGATCTGGGGGCCTGGCGACAACCAGCTGCTGCCGCGCCTGGCCGAACGCGCGCGCGCCGGACGCCTGCGCTTCGTCGGCGACGGACTGAACCGCATCGACACCACCTACATCGACAACGCGGCACAGGCGCACTTCGACGCCCTCGCCGCGCTGGCGCCGGGCGCGGCCTGCGCCGGGCGCGCGTACTTCATCAGCAACGGCGAGCCGATGGCGGTGCGCGACATCGTCAACGCGCTGCTGGCGGCGGTGGGCGCGCCCCAGGTGCGCAAGACGCTGCCGTTCCGCGCCGCGTACGCCATCGGCGCCGCCTACGAGGCGCTTTGGCCGCTGCTGCGGCTGCGCGGCGAGCCGCCGCTGACGCGCTTCCTGGCCGAGCAGCTCAGCACCACGCACTGGTACGACATGGCGCCGGCGACGCGCGATTTCGGCTACGTGCCGCGGGTGACCATTGCCGAAGGCCTGCGCCGGCTGGCGGCCGACGCGGCGGGATCCGTCACCCGCTGACGACTCCGGCTTGGCGACCATGGCGCTGCGCCGGCCCGACGGCCGGAAGGGAGACCGCCATGCTCAGCTACGCCCTGATCTTCATCGTCATCGCCATCATCGCCGCCGTGCTCGGTTTCAGCGGTATTGCCGGTGCCGCCACCAACATCGCCTGGATCCTGTTCGTGGTGTTCCTGGTGCTCGCCGCGGTGTCGTTCTTCCGCGGCCGCAAGGTCTGACCGGCCGGGCCGGCGCGCGCGCGTTGGCGGCCACCAGCCGTCACCTCGCGTGCGCCGCCGGCCCGCACCATCGCCGCGGCGTCGCGCCCGCACCCGGTGCCGCCGCGATGGCCGATGGCAGGTCGCTACAATGCCGCCATGGCCGACACCACGTTCCCGTTCCCCGCCTGGAAGCCGCTCGCGGGCCGTGCCCTCGAGGCTGCGCTGAACCACGCGCTGGCGCTTGACGACGACACCCGCCGTGACCTGGCGCGTCTCGCCGGACGCAACGTCGCCCTGCACCTGGCGGCACCGCCGCTGGCGCTGGCGATACGCGTCGATAACGACGCATTGCGGGTGGGGCCGGTGGAGGCCGACGCACCCGCCGACCTGTCGATACGCAGCACCCTGGGTGGACTGCTGGCCCAGTTGCCGGCGCTGCTCGGCCGCAACCGCGATGACCACGCCACTCCCAGCGGACGCCTGCGCATCGAGGGCGACGCCGAGCTTGCACGCGCGCTGCAGCGCATGGCCTCGCGCTTCGATCCCGATTGGCAGCGGCCGTTCGTCGCGGCGTTCGGCGAGGTCATGGGCGTGCAGGTCGCCAATGCCGTGGCCGCGACGCTGAAGGGCGCGCGCACGGCCGGCAGCAACCTGGCCAGCAGCGCCGCCGAGTACGTGGTCGAGGAATCGCGCGACGTGATCGGCCGCGACGAGCTGGACGCGTTCCACGACGACGTCGACGCGGTCCGCGACGATGTCGAACGCCTGGCTGCGCGCATCGCGCGCCTCGGGCGCGGCGCCGGAGGGCGTGCATGAAGACGGCGGTGCGTGCGCTCGGCATCGGTCGCGTGCTTCTGCGCTATCGCCTCGACGAGATGTTCGCCGGCACGCCGGCCGAGCGCTGGCTGCGGCTGATGCGGCCGTTCGTGCCGAGTGCCTCGCGCGAGATCGCGGCGCTGCCTCGCGGCGCGCGCCTGCGCCTGGTGCTGGAGGAACTGGGCCCGATCTTCGTCAAGTTCGGGCAGATCCTCTCCACCCGCCGCGACCTGGTGCCGGCCGACGTCGCCGACCAGCTGGCGCTGCTGCAGGACCAGGTGGCGCCATTCGACGGCGAGGTCGCACGCGCCATCGTCGAGCGCGCGCTGGGCCGCCGCATCGACGAGGCCTACGCCAGCTTCGACACCCGCCCGCTGGCCTCGGCCTCGATCGCCCAGGTGCATGCGGCGACCCTGCCTGCGATCGACGGCGCCGCGCCGCGCGAGGTGGTGGTGAAGGTGCTGCGCCCCGACATCGAGGCGCGGATCGCTGGCGACATCGCGCTGCTCAAGCGCATCGCCGCGCTGGTCGACCGCTCGCATCCTCGCGCCGACAAGATCCGCCCGCGCGAGATCGTCGCCGAGATCGAGTCCACGCTGGCCGCCGAGCTCGACCTGCAGCGCGAGGGTGCCAATGCGTCGGTGCTGCGCCGCAACTGGCTTGGTTCGCCCGATCTGTACGTGCCGGAGCCGGTGTGGAGCCACAGCGCCGAGCGCGCGCTGACCCTCGAACGCGTGCGCGGCATCCCCAGCGACGACATCGCCGCGATCGACGCCGCCGGCATCGACCGCAAGGCGCTCGCCGCCAAGGGCGTGCGCGTGTTCTACACCCAGGTGTTCCGCGACAACTTCTTCCACGCCGATGCCCACGCCGGCAACATCTGGGTCGACAGCGACCCGGCGCACCGCGCCAACCCGCGCTTCATCGCCCTGGATTTCGGGATCATGGGACAGCTCTCCAGCGAGGACCAGTACTACCTCGCCGAGAACTTCATGGCGATCTTCAACAAGGACTACAGGCGCATCGCCGAGCTGCACGTGCAGGCCGGCTGGATGCCGTCGCACCTGCGCATCGACGAGCTGGAGGCCGCGGTGCGCGGCGTGTGCGAGCCGTACTTCACCCGGCCGCTGTCGGAGATCTCGCTGGGCGAGGTGCTGCTGAAACTGTTCCGCACCGCGCAGCGCTTCGAGCTCACCCTTCAGCCGCAGCTGATCCTGCTGCAGAAGACCCTGCTCAACATCGAAGGCGTCGGCCGCCAGCTCGACCCGAAGATCGACATCTGGGCGGTGGCGCGGCCGGTGCTGGAGCGGATCCTCGCCGAGCGCTACAGCCCGCAGCGGCTGGCGCGCGAGTTCGGCAAGCGCCTGCCGGAAATGGTCACCCACGCGCCCGACATGCCGCGCCTGCTGCATGCCTGGCTGCAGCAGCAGGTCGAAGGCCGCCACCAGCTGTCGATGCGCTCCGACGACATCGGCCAGCTGGTGAAGGTGATGGCGGCGATGCAGCGGCGCACGGTGTCGGCGATCGTCGGCGTCGGCCTGCTGCTGGTCGCCAGCGTGCTGTATGCGCTCGAAGCCGGCGGCCCGGCGCTGTGGTCGGTGCCCGTGGCGGCATGTGTGGCGGGCATCGGCGGCTTGGCCGCGCTGCTCGCGGCCTGGCCACGGCGATGACAGTGGGGTGCGGCGGCGCGCCCGTAACGGCGGGCAACGCGACCGATGCGGATGAAGCCCTGCCCGCACCCGAGGCGCTCGACGTGCTGTACGAAGAGGCGACCTTCGCCGTCGTCGACAAGCCCGCCGGTCTGATGGTCCACGACAGCAAGCTCGCGCGCGGCGAGAGCGACTTCGCCGCCAACCGCCTGCGCGAGCAGTTCCACAGGCCGATCTTCCTCGTCCACCGCCTCGATCG
It includes:
- a CDS encoding alpha/beta hydrolase, which translates into the protein MTTLPLSGTAPLRAVDPRPASAEDGVEESVHVFAGNLVGVLTQPPGGTRARAALVLLNAGLTHRMGPFRLYVQMARVLAAQGFTVFRFDQSGLGDSALSTQVTAGRVMAETTAAMDLVTSLTGVREFVLGGLCSGANDAFNIAPADARVAGLLLLDGVGYRTPGYHLRHYLPRLLRPASIWGYFRRRLGPPRDTPPPELDDFSDFPTRAEAARRLEALDARGVQALLLYTGGVGDYYNHRSQARACFGAVMRSPGMATDYWPECDHTFYLRAHREKLFHAVSQWMLARFGA
- a CDS encoding alpha/beta fold hydrolase encodes the protein MDFPDYPFTPKRFQVRPGIGMSYLDEGPRDGEVVVMVHGNPSWSYYWRHLVSGLSDPASGKGYRCIVPDHVGMGLSDKPDDAPNALPRYDYTLQSRVDDLGALLEHLGIAGPVTLAVHDWGGMIGFGWALAHQHQVKRLVITNTAAFPMPDAKPMPWQIALGRDYTVGELVIRGFNAFSGGASWLGVERKMPADVRRAYVAPYDSWKNRISTVRFMQDIPLSPKDRAWPLVEAAGQRLHEYAALPAFIGWGLKDFVFDRHFLQRFQAELPDAEVLAFDDAGHYVLEDKHEVLVPAVRDFLARNPL
- a CDS encoding YkgJ family cysteine cluster protein gives rise to the protein MPHPCLSCGACCAFYRVSFHWSEADPALDGRVPPELTTPLRSHERAMLGTFGGSEPRCVALDADIGRYSRCTIHPVRPQACRDVPASWEFGAASRQCDNARVAHGLPALTRADWAWREAAANDRDGNPDGNDTPNDGGSPPPALPPPIAA
- the tenA gene encoding thiaminase II; amino-acid sequence: MSLFDRLKSAAATDWNAYVDHAFVRGLGDGTLPQAAFRNYLVQDYLFLIQFARAHALAAYKSRTMADMRAAKGGLAAIVDVEMNLHLRLCERWGLSAADVEAAPEQRATVAYTRFVLDIGMSGDLLDLQVALIPCTLGYAETGRRLAPAGVGALDSAHPYREWIGEYAGEAFQQVGVAAHAWLDDLGRRYASDNRFGELVDIFAKAARLEADFWQQGLDAARG
- the oleC gene encoding olefin beta-lactone synthetase, which gives rise to MSEPCNIAAALPRLAAEAPDRIAMRCPGSDGRYATALTYAQLDARSDAIAAGLAARGIVRGTRTVVMVRPTPEFFLLMYALFKVGAVPVLVDPGIDRRALKQCLGEAAAEAFVGIPLAMLARVLLGWSRAARVRITTGARPWFADATLAAVERDGAGAGAQLADTVPDDVAAILFTSGSTGVPKGVVYRHRHFAAQVAMLRDAFGLAPGGVDLPTFPPFALFDPALGLTSVIPDMDPTRPASADPRKLHAAIARFGVTQLFGSPALMRVLAEHGVPLPTVTRVTSAGAPVPADVVAKICALLPPDAQFWTPYGATECLPVAVIEGCELMTLRARTETGAGTCVGRPVPPNEVRIIRVTDDAIPEWSDDQLVKPGQVGEITVAGPTATDTYFKRDAQTRLAKIHEAGATGERIVHRMGDLGYFDAEGRLWFCGRKSQRVVTAATTLCTEQVEPVFDTHPDVRRTALVGLGARGAQRPLLCVELHKGVARGEHARIAAELRHIGEGFVHTARVDSVLFHSAFPVDIRHNAKIGREKLAAWAAREVRRGKVFEPVKQEG
- the oleD gene encoding 2-alkyl-3-oxoalkanoate reductase, producing MRVLVTGGGGFLGQALCRGLVAAGHEVTSFNRGHYPALDAMGVRQLRGDLADRDAVIDACAGMDAVLHNAAKAGAWGSYDSYHRANVMGTGNVLAGCREHGISRLVYTSSPSVTHRATHPVEGGTADTVPYGQDLKAPYAATKLIAEKIVLAANDDELATIALRPRLIWGPGDNQLLPRLAERARAGRLRFVGDGLNRIDTTYIDNAAQAHFDALAALAPGAACAGRAYFISNGEPMAVRDIVNALLAAVGAPQVRKTLPFRAAYAIGAAYEALWPLLRLRGEPPLTRFLAEQLSTTHWYDMAPATRDFGYVPRVTIAEGLRRLAADAAGSVTR
- a CDS encoding DUF1328 domain-containing protein yields the protein MLSYALIFIVIAIIAAVLGFSGIAGAATNIAWILFVVFLVLAAVSFFRGRKV
- a CDS encoding SCP2 sterol-binding domain-containing protein yields the protein MADTTFPFPAWKPLAGRALEAALNHALALDDDTRRDLARLAGRNVALHLAAPPLALAIRVDNDALRVGPVEADAPADLSIRSTLGGLLAQLPALLGRNRDDHATPSGRLRIEGDAELARALQRMASRFDPDWQRPFVAAFGEVMGVQVANAVAATLKGARTAGSNLASSAAEYVVEESRDVIGRDELDAFHDDVDAVRDDVERLAARIARLGRGAGGRA
- the ubiB gene encoding ubiquinone biosynthesis regulatory protein kinase UbiB, producing the protein MKTAVRALGIGRVLLRYRLDEMFAGTPAERWLRLMRPFVPSASREIAALPRGARLRLVLEELGPIFVKFGQILSTRRDLVPADVADQLALLQDQVAPFDGEVARAIVERALGRRIDEAYASFDTRPLASASIAQVHAATLPAIDGAAPREVVVKVLRPDIEARIAGDIALLKRIAALVDRSHPRADKIRPREIVAEIESTLAAELDLQREGANASVLRRNWLGSPDLYVPEPVWSHSAERALTLERVRGIPSDDIAAIDAAGIDRKALAAKGVRVFYTQVFRDNFFHADAHAGNIWVDSDPAHRANPRFIALDFGIMGQLSSEDQYYLAENFMAIFNKDYRRIAELHVQAGWMPSHLRIDELEAAVRGVCEPYFTRPLSEISLGEVLLKLFRTAQRFELTLQPQLILLQKTLLNIEGVGRQLDPKIDIWAVARPVLERILAERYSPQRLAREFGKRLPEMVTHAPDMPRLLHAWLQQQVEGRHQLSMRSDDIGQLVKVMAAMQRRTVSAIVGVGLLLVASVLYALEAGGPALWSVPVAACVAGIGGLAALLAAWPRR